The following proteins come from a genomic window of Euwallacea fornicatus isolate EFF26 chromosome 9, ASM4011564v1, whole genome shotgun sequence:
- the LOC136341202 gene encoding hexokinase type 2-like isoform X2 has protein sequence MRVKRVISILNDLGRVERDHGHQHEEEYEHSVRNHVSNEIREKCRELVYDNDTLKKIQEIFLDNIQRGLAKGTHKKATVKCFPTYVQDLPDGTETGKFLALDLGGTNFRVLLIELSGEHFEMKSKIFAIPQHIMLGSGEQLFDHIAECLAIFVKEEQVQHETLPLGFTFSFPLAQKGLTVGILERWTKGFNCSNVVGNDVVQMLNEAIDRRGDFKINLTAILNDSIGTLMSCAWRYPNTRISLIVGTGNNGCYVEKQENAELFDDADAGSGKVIINLEMGAFGDDGCIDFVRSEYDNEVDRHSINPGSQLLEKMISGMYMGELVRLALERFTKEGLLFGGKGSDLLFERGRFYTKYVSEIESDEPGMFTNQKEILEELGLKHATEQDYVNVRFICECISRRAAHLASATITTLLHKMNEKRVTVGVDGSVYRYHPHFRNLMMEKIKELCDPSIEFDLMLSEDGSGRGAALVAAVAARQKKKMLAT, from the exons atgCGCGTTAAAAGGGTGATCAGCATTCTTAATGATTTGGGGAGGGTGGAGCGCGACCACGGCCATCAACACGAGGAGGAATACGAGCATTCTGTGAGAAATCACGTATCGAATGAG ATCAGAGAAAAATGCAGAGAGTTGGTTTATGACAATGACACGCTAAAGAAAATCCAGGAAATTTTCCTAGATAACATCCAGAGGGGGTTGGCCAAAGGCACTCACAAAAAAGCAACGGTCAAGTGCTTTCCTACCTATGTGCAGGACTTACCCGATGGCACTG AAACCGGAAAATTTCTGGCCCTCGACTTGGGCGGCACAAATTTCCGCGTCCTGCTCATCGAACTTAGTGGCGAGCACTTCGAGATGAAGTCGAAAATCTTTGCCATtccgcaacacatcatgctcgGCTCAGGTGAACAACTCTTCGATCACATTGCCGAGTGTTTGGCCATTTTCGTTAAAGAAGAACAG GTCCAGCACGAAACCCTACCTCTAGGCTTCACCTTCAGTTTTCCGTTAGCTCAAAAAGGACTCACAGTGGGCATTTTGGAGCGCTGGACCAAAGGCTTCAATTGTTCCAACGTGGTGGGCAACGATGTGGTGCAAATGCTGAATGAAGCTATTGATAGGAGAGGG gactttaaaattaatttaacagcAATTTTAAATGACAGCATTGGTACCTTAATGTCATGTGCCTGGCGATATCCTAATACCAGAATTAGTTTAATCGTGG GTACCGGAAACAACGGGTGCTATGTGGAAAAGCAAGAAAACGCAGAACTCTTTGACGACGCCGACGCCGGCTCCGGAAAAGTTATCATTAACCTTGAAATGGGGGCTTTTGGCGACGATGGTTGCATAGATTTCGTACGCTCGGAATACGATAATGAGGTCGACAGGCACTCCATCAACCCCGGCAGTCAATT GTTGGAAAAAATGATATCTGGCATGTACATGGGGGAACTAGTCAGATTAGCTTTAGAGAGATTTACCAAAGAGGGCTTGCTTTTCGGTGGAAAAGGCTCGGATTTACTCTTCGAACGGGGCCGTTTTTACACTAAGTACGTTTCTGAAATTGAGAGCGATGAGCCTGGAATGTTCACCAATCAAAAGGAGATTTTAGAGGAATTAG GATTGAAACACGCCACTGAACAAGATTATGTCAATGTGAGATTTATTTGCGAGTGTATAAGCAGGCGAGCGGCCCATTTAGCATCGGCGACTATTACAACACTGTTGCACAAAATGAACGAGAAACGAGTGACAGTGGGCGTGGACGGGTCGGTATACCGCTACCATCCGCATTTCCGCAATTTGATGATggagaaaattaaagaattgtGCGATCCCAGCATTGAG tTTGACCTGATGTTGTCCGAAGACGGATCAGGAAGGGGAGCCGCTCTAGTGGCAGCTGTGGCAGCTCGTCAAAAGAAAAAGATGCTGGCCACATGA
- the LOC136341202 gene encoding hexokinase type 2-like isoform X1 yields MRVKRVISILNDLGRVERDHGHQHEEEYEHSVRNHVSNEIREKCRELVYDNDTLKKIQEIFLDNIQRGLAKGTHKKATVKCFPTYVQDLPDGTETGKFLALDLGGTNFRVLLIELSGEHFEMKSKIFAIPQHIMLGSGEQLFDHIAECLAIFVKEEQVQHETLPLGFTFSFPLAQKGLTVGILERWTKGFNCSNVVGNDVVQMLNEAIDRRGDVKIEVCAILNDTTGTLMSCAWKNRDCRIGLIIGTGNNGCYVEKQENAELFDDADAGSGKVIINLEMGAFGDDGCIDFVRSEYDNEVDRHSINPGSQLLEKMISGMYMGELVRLALERFTKEGLLFGGKGSDLLFERGRFYTKYVSEIESDEPGMFTNQKEILEELGLKHATEQDYVNVRFICECISRRAAHLASATITTLLHKMNEKRVTVGVDGSVYRYHPHFRNLMMEKIKELCDPSIEFDLMLSEDGSGRGAALVAAVAARQKKKMLAT; encoded by the exons atgCGCGTTAAAAGGGTGATCAGCATTCTTAATGATTTGGGGAGGGTGGAGCGCGACCACGGCCATCAACACGAGGAGGAATACGAGCATTCTGTGAGAAATCACGTATCGAATGAG ATCAGAGAAAAATGCAGAGAGTTGGTTTATGACAATGACACGCTAAAGAAAATCCAGGAAATTTTCCTAGATAACATCCAGAGGGGGTTGGCCAAAGGCACTCACAAAAAAGCAACGGTCAAGTGCTTTCCTACCTATGTGCAGGACTTACCCGATGGCACTG AAACCGGAAAATTTCTGGCCCTCGACTTGGGCGGCACAAATTTCCGCGTCCTGCTCATCGAACTTAGTGGCGAGCACTTCGAGATGAAGTCGAAAATCTTTGCCATtccgcaacacatcatgctcgGCTCAGGTGAACAACTCTTCGATCACATTGCCGAGTGTTTGGCCATTTTCGTTAAAGAAGAACAG GTCCAGCACGAAACCCTACCTCTAGGCTTCACCTTCAGTTTTCCGTTAGCTCAAAAAGGACTCACAGTGGGCATTTTGGAGCGCTGGACCAAAGGCTTCAATTGTTCCAACGTGGTGGGCAACGATGTGGTGCAAATGCTGAATGAAGCTATTGATAGGAGAGGG GATGTTAAGATCGAGGTGTGCGCCATCTTGAACGATACCACGGGAACGCTGATGTCTTGTGCATGGAAAAACCGCGACTGTAGAATCGGCCTAATCATTG GTACCGGAAACAACGGGTGCTATGTGGAAAAGCAAGAAAACGCAGAACTCTTTGACGACGCCGACGCCGGCTCCGGAAAAGTTATCATTAACCTTGAAATGGGGGCTTTTGGCGACGATGGTTGCATAGATTTCGTACGCTCGGAATACGATAATGAGGTCGACAGGCACTCCATCAACCCCGGCAGTCAATT GTTGGAAAAAATGATATCTGGCATGTACATGGGGGAACTAGTCAGATTAGCTTTAGAGAGATTTACCAAAGAGGGCTTGCTTTTCGGTGGAAAAGGCTCGGATTTACTCTTCGAACGGGGCCGTTTTTACACTAAGTACGTTTCTGAAATTGAGAGCGATGAGCCTGGAATGTTCACCAATCAAAAGGAGATTTTAGAGGAATTAG GATTGAAACACGCCACTGAACAAGATTATGTCAATGTGAGATTTATTTGCGAGTGTATAAGCAGGCGAGCGGCCCATTTAGCATCGGCGACTATTACAACACTGTTGCACAAAATGAACGAGAAACGAGTGACAGTGGGCGTGGACGGGTCGGTATACCGCTACCATCCGCATTTCCGCAATTTGATGATggagaaaattaaagaattgtGCGATCCCAGCATTGAG tTTGACCTGATGTTGTCCGAAGACGGATCAGGAAGGGGAGCCGCTCTAGTGGCAGCTGTGGCAGCTCGTCAAAAGAAAAAGATGCTGGCCACATGA
- the LOC136341202 gene encoding hexokinase type 2-like isoform X5 produces the protein MKCKKVDLSSFVTPEIREKCRELVYDNDTLKKIQEIFLDNIQRGLAKGTHKKATVKCFPTYVQDLPDGTETGKFLALDLGGTNFRVLLIELSGEHFEMKSKIFAIPQHIMLGSGEQLFDHIAECLAIFVKEEQVQHETLPLGFTFSFPLAQKGLTVGILERWTKGFNCSNVVGNDVVQMLNEAIDRRGDVKIEVCAILNDTTGTLMSCAWKNRDCRIGLIIGTGNNGCYVEKQENAELFDDADAGSGKVIINLEMGAFGDDGCIDFVRSEYDNEVDRHSINPGSQLLEKMISGMYMGELVRLALERFTKEGLLFGGKGSDLLFERGRFYTKYVSEIESDEPGMFTNQKEILEELGLKHATEQDYVNVRFICECISRRAAHLASATITTLLHKMNEKRVTVGVDGSVYRYHPHFRNLMMEKIKELCDPSIEFDLMLSEDGSGRGAALVAAVAARQKKKMLAT, from the exons ATGAAGTGCAAAAAGGTGGATTTAAGCTCCTTCGTTACCCCAGAA ATCAGAGAAAAATGCAGAGAGTTGGTTTATGACAATGACACGCTAAAGAAAATCCAGGAAATTTTCCTAGATAACATCCAGAGGGGGTTGGCCAAAGGCACTCACAAAAAAGCAACGGTCAAGTGCTTTCCTACCTATGTGCAGGACTTACCCGATGGCACTG AAACCGGAAAATTTCTGGCCCTCGACTTGGGCGGCACAAATTTCCGCGTCCTGCTCATCGAACTTAGTGGCGAGCACTTCGAGATGAAGTCGAAAATCTTTGCCATtccgcaacacatcatgctcgGCTCAGGTGAACAACTCTTCGATCACATTGCCGAGTGTTTGGCCATTTTCGTTAAAGAAGAACAG GTCCAGCACGAAACCCTACCTCTAGGCTTCACCTTCAGTTTTCCGTTAGCTCAAAAAGGACTCACAGTGGGCATTTTGGAGCGCTGGACCAAAGGCTTCAATTGTTCCAACGTGGTGGGCAACGATGTGGTGCAAATGCTGAATGAAGCTATTGATAGGAGAGGG GATGTTAAGATCGAGGTGTGCGCCATCTTGAACGATACCACGGGAACGCTGATGTCTTGTGCATGGAAAAACCGCGACTGTAGAATCGGCCTAATCATTG GTACCGGAAACAACGGGTGCTATGTGGAAAAGCAAGAAAACGCAGAACTCTTTGACGACGCCGACGCCGGCTCCGGAAAAGTTATCATTAACCTTGAAATGGGGGCTTTTGGCGACGATGGTTGCATAGATTTCGTACGCTCGGAATACGATAATGAGGTCGACAGGCACTCCATCAACCCCGGCAGTCAATT GTTGGAAAAAATGATATCTGGCATGTACATGGGGGAACTAGTCAGATTAGCTTTAGAGAGATTTACCAAAGAGGGCTTGCTTTTCGGTGGAAAAGGCTCGGATTTACTCTTCGAACGGGGCCGTTTTTACACTAAGTACGTTTCTGAAATTGAGAGCGATGAGCCTGGAATGTTCACCAATCAAAAGGAGATTTTAGAGGAATTAG GATTGAAACACGCCACTGAACAAGATTATGTCAATGTGAGATTTATTTGCGAGTGTATAAGCAGGCGAGCGGCCCATTTAGCATCGGCGACTATTACAACACTGTTGCACAAAATGAACGAGAAACGAGTGACAGTGGGCGTGGACGGGTCGGTATACCGCTACCATCCGCATTTCCGCAATTTGATGATggagaaaattaaagaattgtGCGATCCCAGCATTGAG tTTGACCTGATGTTGTCCGAAGACGGATCAGGAAGGGGAGCCGCTCTAGTGGCAGCTGTGGCAGCTCGTCAAAAGAAAAAGATGCTGGCCACATGA
- the LOC136341202 gene encoding hexokinase type 2-like isoform X8: protein MVALIFPLIREKCRELVYDNDTLKKIQEIFLDNIQRGLAKGTHKKATVKCFPTYVQDLPDGTETGKFLALDLGGTNFRVLLIELSGEHFEMKSKIFAIPQHIMLGSGEQLFDHIAECLAIFVKEEQVQHETLPLGFTFSFPLAQKGLTVGILERWTKGFNCSNVVGNDVVQMLNEAIDRRGDVKIEVCAILNDTTGTLMSCAWKNRDCRIGLIIGTGNNGCYVEKQENAELFDDADAGSGKVIINLEMGAFGDDGCIDFVRSEYDNEVDRHSINPGSQLLEKMISGMYMGELVRLALERFTKEGLLFGGKGSDLLFERGRFYTKYVSEIESDEPGMFTNQKEILEELGLKHATEQDYVNVRFICECISRRAAHLASATITTLLHKMNEKRVTVGVDGSVYRYHPHFRNLMMEKIKELCDPSIEFDLMLSEDGSGRGAALVAAVAARQKKKMLAT, encoded by the exons ATGGTAGCTTTGATATTCCCCTTG ATCAGAGAAAAATGCAGAGAGTTGGTTTATGACAATGACACGCTAAAGAAAATCCAGGAAATTTTCCTAGATAACATCCAGAGGGGGTTGGCCAAAGGCACTCACAAAAAAGCAACGGTCAAGTGCTTTCCTACCTATGTGCAGGACTTACCCGATGGCACTG AAACCGGAAAATTTCTGGCCCTCGACTTGGGCGGCACAAATTTCCGCGTCCTGCTCATCGAACTTAGTGGCGAGCACTTCGAGATGAAGTCGAAAATCTTTGCCATtccgcaacacatcatgctcgGCTCAGGTGAACAACTCTTCGATCACATTGCCGAGTGTTTGGCCATTTTCGTTAAAGAAGAACAG GTCCAGCACGAAACCCTACCTCTAGGCTTCACCTTCAGTTTTCCGTTAGCTCAAAAAGGACTCACAGTGGGCATTTTGGAGCGCTGGACCAAAGGCTTCAATTGTTCCAACGTGGTGGGCAACGATGTGGTGCAAATGCTGAATGAAGCTATTGATAGGAGAGGG GATGTTAAGATCGAGGTGTGCGCCATCTTGAACGATACCACGGGAACGCTGATGTCTTGTGCATGGAAAAACCGCGACTGTAGAATCGGCCTAATCATTG GTACCGGAAACAACGGGTGCTATGTGGAAAAGCAAGAAAACGCAGAACTCTTTGACGACGCCGACGCCGGCTCCGGAAAAGTTATCATTAACCTTGAAATGGGGGCTTTTGGCGACGATGGTTGCATAGATTTCGTACGCTCGGAATACGATAATGAGGTCGACAGGCACTCCATCAACCCCGGCAGTCAATT GTTGGAAAAAATGATATCTGGCATGTACATGGGGGAACTAGTCAGATTAGCTTTAGAGAGATTTACCAAAGAGGGCTTGCTTTTCGGTGGAAAAGGCTCGGATTTACTCTTCGAACGGGGCCGTTTTTACACTAAGTACGTTTCTGAAATTGAGAGCGATGAGCCTGGAATGTTCACCAATCAAAAGGAGATTTTAGAGGAATTAG GATTGAAACACGCCACTGAACAAGATTATGTCAATGTGAGATTTATTTGCGAGTGTATAAGCAGGCGAGCGGCCCATTTAGCATCGGCGACTATTACAACACTGTTGCACAAAATGAACGAGAAACGAGTGACAGTGGGCGTGGACGGGTCGGTATACCGCTACCATCCGCATTTCCGCAATTTGATGATggagaaaattaaagaattgtGCGATCCCAGCATTGAG tTTGACCTGATGTTGTCCGAAGACGGATCAGGAAGGGGAGCCGCTCTAGTGGCAGCTGTGGCAGCTCGTCAAAAGAAAAAGATGCTGGCCACATGA
- the LOC136341202 gene encoding hexokinase type 2-like isoform X6 gives MGYRRDIQAHPLIREKCRELVYDNDTLKKIQEIFLDNIQRGLAKGTHKKATVKCFPTYVQDLPDGTETGKFLALDLGGTNFRVLLIELSGEHFEMKSKIFAIPQHIMLGSGEQLFDHIAECLAIFVKEEQVQHETLPLGFTFSFPLAQKGLTVGILERWTKGFNCSNVVGNDVVQMLNEAIDRRGDVKIEVCAILNDTTGTLMSCAWKNRDCRIGLIIGTGNNGCYVEKQENAELFDDADAGSGKVIINLEMGAFGDDGCIDFVRSEYDNEVDRHSINPGSQLLEKMISGMYMGELVRLALERFTKEGLLFGGKGSDLLFERGRFYTKYVSEIESDEPGMFTNQKEILEELGLKHATEQDYVNVRFICECISRRAAHLASATITTLLHKMNEKRVTVGVDGSVYRYHPHFRNLMMEKIKELCDPSIEFDLMLSEDGSGRGAALVAAVAARQKKKMLAT, from the exons ATGGGTTACAGGCGAGATATTCAGGCACATCCCCTG ATCAGAGAAAAATGCAGAGAGTTGGTTTATGACAATGACACGCTAAAGAAAATCCAGGAAATTTTCCTAGATAACATCCAGAGGGGGTTGGCCAAAGGCACTCACAAAAAAGCAACGGTCAAGTGCTTTCCTACCTATGTGCAGGACTTACCCGATGGCACTG AAACCGGAAAATTTCTGGCCCTCGACTTGGGCGGCACAAATTTCCGCGTCCTGCTCATCGAACTTAGTGGCGAGCACTTCGAGATGAAGTCGAAAATCTTTGCCATtccgcaacacatcatgctcgGCTCAGGTGAACAACTCTTCGATCACATTGCCGAGTGTTTGGCCATTTTCGTTAAAGAAGAACAG GTCCAGCACGAAACCCTACCTCTAGGCTTCACCTTCAGTTTTCCGTTAGCTCAAAAAGGACTCACAGTGGGCATTTTGGAGCGCTGGACCAAAGGCTTCAATTGTTCCAACGTGGTGGGCAACGATGTGGTGCAAATGCTGAATGAAGCTATTGATAGGAGAGGG GATGTTAAGATCGAGGTGTGCGCCATCTTGAACGATACCACGGGAACGCTGATGTCTTGTGCATGGAAAAACCGCGACTGTAGAATCGGCCTAATCATTG GTACCGGAAACAACGGGTGCTATGTGGAAAAGCAAGAAAACGCAGAACTCTTTGACGACGCCGACGCCGGCTCCGGAAAAGTTATCATTAACCTTGAAATGGGGGCTTTTGGCGACGATGGTTGCATAGATTTCGTACGCTCGGAATACGATAATGAGGTCGACAGGCACTCCATCAACCCCGGCAGTCAATT GTTGGAAAAAATGATATCTGGCATGTACATGGGGGAACTAGTCAGATTAGCTTTAGAGAGATTTACCAAAGAGGGCTTGCTTTTCGGTGGAAAAGGCTCGGATTTACTCTTCGAACGGGGCCGTTTTTACACTAAGTACGTTTCTGAAATTGAGAGCGATGAGCCTGGAATGTTCACCAATCAAAAGGAGATTTTAGAGGAATTAG GATTGAAACACGCCACTGAACAAGATTATGTCAATGTGAGATTTATTTGCGAGTGTATAAGCAGGCGAGCGGCCCATTTAGCATCGGCGACTATTACAACACTGTTGCACAAAATGAACGAGAAACGAGTGACAGTGGGCGTGGACGGGTCGGTATACCGCTACCATCCGCATTTCCGCAATTTGATGATggagaaaattaaagaattgtGCGATCCCAGCATTGAG tTTGACCTGATGTTGTCCGAAGACGGATCAGGAAGGGGAGCCGCTCTAGTGGCAGCTGTGGCAGCTCGTCAAAAGAAAAAGATGCTGGCCACATGA
- the LOC136341202 gene encoding hexokinase type 2-like isoform X4: MINNVSINVLNNGESTTSWVQYIVCICIREKCRELVYDNDTLKKIQEIFLDNIQRGLAKGTHKKATVKCFPTYVQDLPDGTETGKFLALDLGGTNFRVLLIELSGEHFEMKSKIFAIPQHIMLGSGEQLFDHIAECLAIFVKEEQVQHETLPLGFTFSFPLAQKGLTVGILERWTKGFNCSNVVGNDVVQMLNEAIDRRGDVKIEVCAILNDTTGTLMSCAWKNRDCRIGLIIGTGNNGCYVEKQENAELFDDADAGSGKVIINLEMGAFGDDGCIDFVRSEYDNEVDRHSINPGSQLLEKMISGMYMGELVRLALERFTKEGLLFGGKGSDLLFERGRFYTKYVSEIESDEPGMFTNQKEILEELGLKHATEQDYVNVRFICECISRRAAHLASATITTLLHKMNEKRVTVGVDGSVYRYHPHFRNLMMEKIKELCDPSIEFDLMLSEDGSGRGAALVAAVAARQKKKMLAT; the protein is encoded by the exons ATGATTAACAATGTGTCAATAAACGTACTAAATAATGGCGAAAGTACCACAAGTTGGGTTCAATATATCGTCTGtatttgt ATCAGAGAAAAATGCAGAGAGTTGGTTTATGACAATGACACGCTAAAGAAAATCCAGGAAATTTTCCTAGATAACATCCAGAGGGGGTTGGCCAAAGGCACTCACAAAAAAGCAACGGTCAAGTGCTTTCCTACCTATGTGCAGGACTTACCCGATGGCACTG AAACCGGAAAATTTCTGGCCCTCGACTTGGGCGGCACAAATTTCCGCGTCCTGCTCATCGAACTTAGTGGCGAGCACTTCGAGATGAAGTCGAAAATCTTTGCCATtccgcaacacatcatgctcgGCTCAGGTGAACAACTCTTCGATCACATTGCCGAGTGTTTGGCCATTTTCGTTAAAGAAGAACAG GTCCAGCACGAAACCCTACCTCTAGGCTTCACCTTCAGTTTTCCGTTAGCTCAAAAAGGACTCACAGTGGGCATTTTGGAGCGCTGGACCAAAGGCTTCAATTGTTCCAACGTGGTGGGCAACGATGTGGTGCAAATGCTGAATGAAGCTATTGATAGGAGAGGG GATGTTAAGATCGAGGTGTGCGCCATCTTGAACGATACCACGGGAACGCTGATGTCTTGTGCATGGAAAAACCGCGACTGTAGAATCGGCCTAATCATTG GTACCGGAAACAACGGGTGCTATGTGGAAAAGCAAGAAAACGCAGAACTCTTTGACGACGCCGACGCCGGCTCCGGAAAAGTTATCATTAACCTTGAAATGGGGGCTTTTGGCGACGATGGTTGCATAGATTTCGTACGCTCGGAATACGATAATGAGGTCGACAGGCACTCCATCAACCCCGGCAGTCAATT GTTGGAAAAAATGATATCTGGCATGTACATGGGGGAACTAGTCAGATTAGCTTTAGAGAGATTTACCAAAGAGGGCTTGCTTTTCGGTGGAAAAGGCTCGGATTTACTCTTCGAACGGGGCCGTTTTTACACTAAGTACGTTTCTGAAATTGAGAGCGATGAGCCTGGAATGTTCACCAATCAAAAGGAGATTTTAGAGGAATTAG GATTGAAACACGCCACTGAACAAGATTATGTCAATGTGAGATTTATTTGCGAGTGTATAAGCAGGCGAGCGGCCCATTTAGCATCGGCGACTATTACAACACTGTTGCACAAAATGAACGAGAAACGAGTGACAGTGGGCGTGGACGGGTCGGTATACCGCTACCATCCGCATTTCCGCAATTTGATGATggagaaaattaaagaattgtGCGATCCCAGCATTGAG tTTGACCTGATGTTGTCCGAAGACGGATCAGGAAGGGGAGCCGCTCTAGTGGCAGCTGTGGCAGCTCGTCAAAAGAAAAAGATGCTGGCCACATGA
- the LOC136341202 gene encoding hexokinase type 2-like isoform X3, translating into MINNVSINVLNNGESTTSWVQYIVCICVRNCRVSIREKCRELVYDNDTLKKIQEIFLDNIQRGLAKGTHKKATVKCFPTYVQDLPDGTETGKFLALDLGGTNFRVLLIELSGEHFEMKSKIFAIPQHIMLGSGEQLFDHIAECLAIFVKEEQVQHETLPLGFTFSFPLAQKGLTVGILERWTKGFNCSNVVGNDVVQMLNEAIDRRGDVKIEVCAILNDTTGTLMSCAWKNRDCRIGLIIGTGNNGCYVEKQENAELFDDADAGSGKVIINLEMGAFGDDGCIDFVRSEYDNEVDRHSINPGSQLLEKMISGMYMGELVRLALERFTKEGLLFGGKGSDLLFERGRFYTKYVSEIESDEPGMFTNQKEILEELGLKHATEQDYVNVRFICECISRRAAHLASATITTLLHKMNEKRVTVGVDGSVYRYHPHFRNLMMEKIKELCDPSIEFDLMLSEDGSGRGAALVAAVAARQKKKMLAT; encoded by the exons ATGATTAACAATGTGTCAATAAACGTACTAAATAATGGCGAAAGTACCACAAGTTGGGTTCAATATATCGTCTGtatttgtgtaaggaattgtCGAGTATCA ATCAGAGAAAAATGCAGAGAGTTGGTTTATGACAATGACACGCTAAAGAAAATCCAGGAAATTTTCCTAGATAACATCCAGAGGGGGTTGGCCAAAGGCACTCACAAAAAAGCAACGGTCAAGTGCTTTCCTACCTATGTGCAGGACTTACCCGATGGCACTG AAACCGGAAAATTTCTGGCCCTCGACTTGGGCGGCACAAATTTCCGCGTCCTGCTCATCGAACTTAGTGGCGAGCACTTCGAGATGAAGTCGAAAATCTTTGCCATtccgcaacacatcatgctcgGCTCAGGTGAACAACTCTTCGATCACATTGCCGAGTGTTTGGCCATTTTCGTTAAAGAAGAACAG GTCCAGCACGAAACCCTACCTCTAGGCTTCACCTTCAGTTTTCCGTTAGCTCAAAAAGGACTCACAGTGGGCATTTTGGAGCGCTGGACCAAAGGCTTCAATTGTTCCAACGTGGTGGGCAACGATGTGGTGCAAATGCTGAATGAAGCTATTGATAGGAGAGGG GATGTTAAGATCGAGGTGTGCGCCATCTTGAACGATACCACGGGAACGCTGATGTCTTGTGCATGGAAAAACCGCGACTGTAGAATCGGCCTAATCATTG GTACCGGAAACAACGGGTGCTATGTGGAAAAGCAAGAAAACGCAGAACTCTTTGACGACGCCGACGCCGGCTCCGGAAAAGTTATCATTAACCTTGAAATGGGGGCTTTTGGCGACGATGGTTGCATAGATTTCGTACGCTCGGAATACGATAATGAGGTCGACAGGCACTCCATCAACCCCGGCAGTCAATT GTTGGAAAAAATGATATCTGGCATGTACATGGGGGAACTAGTCAGATTAGCTTTAGAGAGATTTACCAAAGAGGGCTTGCTTTTCGGTGGAAAAGGCTCGGATTTACTCTTCGAACGGGGCCGTTTTTACACTAAGTACGTTTCTGAAATTGAGAGCGATGAGCCTGGAATGTTCACCAATCAAAAGGAGATTTTAGAGGAATTAG GATTGAAACACGCCACTGAACAAGATTATGTCAATGTGAGATTTATTTGCGAGTGTATAAGCAGGCGAGCGGCCCATTTAGCATCGGCGACTATTACAACACTGTTGCACAAAATGAACGAGAAACGAGTGACAGTGGGCGTGGACGGGTCGGTATACCGCTACCATCCGCATTTCCGCAATTTGATGATggagaaaattaaagaattgtGCGATCCCAGCATTGAG tTTGACCTGATGTTGTCCGAAGACGGATCAGGAAGGGGAGCCGCTCTAGTGGCAGCTGTGGCAGCTCGTCAAAAGAAAAAGATGCTGGCCACATGA